A window from Lampris incognitus isolate fLamInc1 chromosome 5, fLamInc1.hap2, whole genome shotgun sequence encodes these proteins:
- the LOC130113361 gene encoding zinc finger protein 497-like: MKVHESKKPYACTVCGKRFLTDQKLKEHEGGHEGPKPYQCLQCDKGFQTPKGLENHMRDHTGEKPFSCKICGKCFKQASTLRAHYVTHSRERPHLCSICGKCYARAEELKVHLRVHTGEKPYQCDVCGKSFYYRQGFNNHKKTHNAKPIGPTRQLGRPRQLNGPKKANKTNRIRQRALTDSDGEDLTWDPPNLGNSPSHHHDNQENHAVHNNHVSQWNHWDTHPNSSYWRETDDHQLYNAVAGPGMSFNAQHKGTTNDGNLQGSCLIEQAPCPSETSMVPPTQPSESGLGEPHPNNTISQNTHFSNRDVEMSHRDEQRPTGQVQDHSTSPTGEACSGTLAEEETNTYEQPHEMSSEEPHSQGTGKPRKTYDCPTCGKGFSHNAALQRHLVIHSGKRPFKCLTCGRGFTQSGNLKTHMKVHRGEMPIVVQGQSSSKSEETQVKTHVCGECGMDFPQKEQLEEHHRIHKKPYACADCNKRFKNEYYFKLHKRIHSGDSPFLCSECGKRFVTADALKKHELTHTGEKNFRCDLCGRAFMQSSHLNVHLKTHTGERHHLCSICGKSYSKACDLKVHLRVHSGEKPYSCEKCGKCFYYSQGYRAHLKTHDKKPKRPTKPLGRPKQQPVVANV; the protein is encoded by the exons ATGAAGGTCCACGAGTCCAAAAAACCATACGCCTGCACAGTATGTGGCAAGAGATTCCTGACGGACCAAAAATTAAAAGAACATGAAGGTGGACATGAGGGCCCCAAGCCTTACCAGTGCTTGCAGTGTGATAAAGGTTTCCAAACACCGAAAGGACTTGAGAACCACATGAGAGATCACACAGGGGAGAAACCTTTCTCATGCAAAATATGTGGAAAGTGTTTCAAGCAGGCATCTACTCTGAGAGCACACTATGTAACACATTCTAGAGAAAGGCCTCACCTCTGCTCCATATGTGGGAAATGTTATGCCAGAGCAGAAGAACTTAAAGTCCACTTAAGGGTTCATACTGGAGAGAAGCCTTACCAGTGTGACGTATGTGGCAAAAGTTTCTACTACAGACAGGGTTTTAACAATCATAAAAAGACCCACAATGCCAAGCCAATAGGACCCACCAGGCAATTAGGCAGACCCAGGCAGCTGAACGGTCCAAAGAAGGCAAACAAGACCAACAGGATCCGACAACGAGCTTTGACCGACTCAGATGGAGAAGACCTGACATGGGACCCTCCCAACCTTG GAAACAGTCCAAGCCATCACCATGATAACCAAGAAAATCATGCTGTACATAACAACCAC GTATCTCAGTGGAACCACtgggacacacacccaaactcaTCTTACTGGAGAGAAACAGATGACCACCAGCTCTACAATGCTGTTGCAGGGCCTGGCATGAGCTTTAATGCCCAGCACAAGGGGACAACA AACGATGGGAACCTTCAGGGGAGTTGTTTAATAGAACAAGCCCCTTGTCCCTCTGAGACCTCCATGGTTCCACCAACACAACCATCAGAATCTGGGTTGGGTGAGCCTCATCCAAATAACACCATATCACAGAACACACACTTCAGCAACAGAGATGTTGAGATGAGTCACCGTGATGAACAAAGACCCACAGGGCAGGTCCAGGATCACAGCACATCACCTACAG GAGAGGCTTGTAGTGGAACACTGGCCGAAGAGGAAACCAACACATATGAGCAGCCTCATGAAATGAGTTCTGAGGAGCCACATTCCCAGGGAACAGGCAAACCTAGAAAGACCTATGATTGTCCCACATGTGGAAAAGGGTTTTCTCACAATGCTGCCCTGCAACGACACCTTGTAATACACTCAGGAAAAAGGCCTTTCAAGTGCTTGACATGTGGGAGAGGATTCACCCAGAGTGGAAACCTCAAAACACACATGAAGGTTCACAGAG GAGAGATGCCCATCGTAGTTCAGGGACAAAGTTCCTCTAAATCTGAAGAAACCCAGGTAAAAACCCATGTTTGTGGAGAGTGTGGAATGGACTTCCCTCAAAAGGAACAGCTCGAGGAACACCACAGGATCCACAAGAAACCGTATGCCTGTGCTGACTGCAACAAGAGGTTTAAAAACGAATATTATTTTAAATTGCATAAGCGCATTCATTCTGGAGACTCCCCCTTTCTGTGTTCAGAGTGTGGAAAAAGATTTGTCACAGCAGATGCTCTTAAAAAACATGAGTTAAcacacactggagagaagaacttCCGCTGTGACCTGTGTGGGAGGGCATTCATGCAATCGTCACACCTGAATGTGCACCTCAAAACGCACACTGGAGAGCGGCACCACCTGTGCTCCATTTGTGGTAAAAGTTACTCCAAAGCATGTGACCTGAAAGTCCATTTGCGCGTTCACAGTGGAGAGAAACCTTATTCTTGTGAGAAATGTGGGAAGTGTTTCTATTATTCTCAAGGCTACCGAGCACATCTGAAGACTCACGACAAGAAGCCAAAGCGGCCAACAAAACCATTGGGTAGACCAAAACAACAACCAGTAGTGGCAAATGTTTAA